tttttttataggATTGAGCCTGCATGCCATAAAACTTTAATTattagcccaggcttttatttgtttcaatccctGAACTCAAGCAGCTTGTGTTTGGGACAGGCGTCTATATGGAACAGGCCTTTAATTCCTTTGGATTTTCCTTTTGGTGAACTGATGCCATCTATTGGCGAAAGTTGGTAATGCTCGGAAATACATCTGTGATGTTGTCACGCGACCCTGGCAAGGCGCCGGCGTCTAATTGAGACCGGCGTTTAtttttcaaatgtgtgtgtgtgcagatgagcCGGCCCAGGGCTCCCTCAGCGGCCCCCAGCGAGACCCACCCGGGTCCCACCCCTTCCCCAAACCTGAGCTGGCCATGACACAGAGCCTCACTCTCATCAGCTCAGAGAACTGGtgagacacacgtacacacacacaccacacacactcagaatttgcctacacacacacacacagaattagtcGAAGCAATCTGAACTTGTGTTTCATCTGACTGACCTGCTGTGGTTCTGAACGCAGGCAGGAGAAGATGGAAGGGCTCACGGTGCTGCGCCGTCTGGCCCAGAACCACGTGGACACGCTCCTCCCCAGGCTCCGCGACGTCTGCCTCGCCATCGTTCAAGAGGTAGCTCCCCCTCTCTGGGCCTGCTCcctggtgctctctctctctctaccgcgtAACATGGAGACCAGCGTCTGTCACTGTGGGTGGGCGTGTGAGCGGGTGGGCGGCTGGGTGTGGAAAGTCCGTCACTGTCTGCAAGTGTAAAACAAACTCAATCCTGTCTACAGCTTAGTCTATATACCTCGCTGTGTGTAAAACCATCCTCATCAATTCTACACCATAGAACAAGTGGTTGATTCTACATGAACAAAGTTAGCAAAACACAGCCTTGAATGAAGCGAGGAGTGTGAAACGTACTATAATGTAACGCCTGCATTTCATTCATATAGCGCTTTCCAAGACACTAAAATAACCTTTCCAGAGTGAGAGTGGTGTCTAccacgtgtgtgtctggttctcaGGTGAAGAACCTGCGTTCGGGCGTGTCCCGCGTAGCCGTGTGCACGCTGGGCGTCCTGTACTGCCACATGCAGAGGGCCATGGACAAGGAGGTGGACACCACGGCCAGGGCGCTGCTGCACAAGGCGGCCGAGAGCAACGCCTTCATCCGGGAGGAAGTGGACGCGGCGCTGGGCCACATGGTGCAGCACTGCACGCCGGCACGCTGCATCAACGCCTTCCTGGACGGGGGTTTGAGGTCAGGGggctgcacacgcacgcacaacgcagacacaaacacactgtattGCGCCTTGTTATGTTTTCTAGTATATCTACCACAGTATCAGTATTGCAAGATCAAATCTGTGATTTATATAAAGTACAAAGAATCAGCGGCAGATGCAAACGCACAACAGAAAAAATCGACATTTAAACAGGACTTGAGTGTCAAAGGAAACGTTTCTAACATCCTTAATCTGCTTTGGGCTGGTAGGTAGGATACTCCAGAGGTCTAGCCTATGTTTCCTTATCTCCATCCGTTGTGTACTTCTGTGgtttgtgtctctttgtgtgcgtcCTTCATGTTGAGCCTGTGTGTGACTGCAGCCACCTGAGCGCGGCGGTGAGGAAGTGCGCCGCCCAGCACCTGGCCGACCTGCTGGAGAGGGTGGGCGTGGCCCGCCTGCTGTCCGGAGGGAAGGACGTGACGGACAGAATTCTCCCGGCCGTGGTCAAGCTGGCCCTGGACTCCTCCCCGGAACCCAGGCACGTAGAGCCCCCGGTGGCTTCCTGTGTTGGCTGAAGGCTTTGGCGTGTGTCCAACAGCTCGGTGACGTGCCGGTCTCACTCCTCCCCCTTCAGGTCCTTTGGCCGCCGGATGTTGCTGTTCCTGTCCTCCCACCGGGACTTTGATAGCATGCTGGAGAAGAACATCCCCGCCAAGGACCTTTCCGCCGCCCGCAAGGCGGTCAGCGGACTCAAGGCAAAGGTACGGAAGGCCCCGCCCTCTCGCCCCACCCTACCGCTTGGTGACGGTTCTTGTGaacgttgttgttgtgtttgttgtgtcagggtcagggtcaggctcTGGGTGAGACGCCCCAGACCCCAGCCTCGCTTCCCGGCAGTGGCACCGCCAGGGCCTCGACGCTTCAAAGGAAGCTCCCCAAAGCGACCATagcccccagccccaccaccaccaccgccaccccgaccaacaccaccaccaccaccacccccaggtgAGACTCCTCCCAGACACATGACAGCCACCTTTGAAATATGTTGGTGAAAGTAAAAGCCTTACTTATGCTATGAGGTCAGCTCCTCTCTCGGGGTCGTGTTCCAGAACACACATGATGGCTTTTGTTTGCAATGTCTCTcctatatttatttatgcatttgttCGTTTTCTCAACTTGAAGCAAACTTTAAGAATAACTTTTATCTTATTTCCaagatcatatatatatatatgtagtaaGTATGTATGCAATTTCATGACATTATATTTTGTGGTACCCTCCAGGGAGCCCAACAGCAAGTACAGCTCCAAACCTCAGGGGCCCATCATCGAAGACAAGGCTGAGTACATCAGGCAGCTCACCGCTCTGCTGGGGTCCAAGGACTTCAGGGAGCGCATCAAAGGCATCGACCAGCTGGTGGCCGACTGCCAGGACAACCCCAGCATGGTCATCCGCAGCCTGTTCCCGGTCTGTAAAACCCCCCCACCGCTCGTAAACGCTCACTACTTCACACTTGCCCTTATCCCCTTTCCTGGTGGGACTCCCTCCTGTCCCCTTTTTGTTCACCTGTTCCCCGTTTCTCCCCGCTCCCCCAGGTGTTTGACGCCTTCAGAGACCGCCTGCAGGAGTCCAACCGTAAGGTGAACCTGTACGCCCTGGAGGCCCTGCAGGGGATGGTGCGCCTGCTGAAGGACGACCTGTCCGGGGTGCTCAACCACCTGGTGCCCGCCATCGTGGACAACCACCTCAACTCCAAGAACCGCGCTGTGTACTCGGCCGCCACAGGGGCCCTCTGCGAGCTGGTGCTGAACCTCGGTGAGGGCCCAGGGGGGAGCTGTCCGGAACACGGTCCGGTCTGACCACGGCGTTGTCCTTGTTACTCATGTGTTCTTCCCTTGCCCCTCTCCAGACAACAGCCTCCTCCTGGAGCCGTTCTGCTTCAAGGCACGGGTTCTTAGCGGCCAAGCAAAGGTGGATCTGACCGAGAGGGTTGCAGGTTTGTTAATGGctaaaatgtttgtttgttatgttttttgcTATGACCAGCACCAAACATACGTATACCATTGTGTGGCCAATCAAGAGGCATCTGATCCGCTCTGCTctgccacctccatctcctccgtctcttcctcttcctcggtctcctcctttcctctgtctcctcctgtctcccatTCTTTTGTCTCTTCCTtggtttcctcctccttctctccctctgtctcctcccctccccctttccctccgtctcctcctcccccccagagTTGGTGACGGAGCTGTACCCCCGCCGGCCCCAGCTGGTGGAGCAGAAGGCGCTGCCCCTGCTGTGGGGCCTGCTGGGCCCGTCCAGCGGCAGCGTGCACCGGGCGACCACCAGCCTGTGCCAAGCCCTCCACCATCAGATGGGGCCCGGCCTGCGGCAGAGCGCCGCCTCCCAGCCCCCGAGCGTCGGCAGGGACCTCAACCAGCTGCTGAGAACCATGtcctgaataaaaaatgacGTAAGGACGGGAACGAGAATACTCACTGCTCTCTTTGCACTTTTACAGGTAGCTTGTGTTGCGCTTTAACAGGTACaatttacaattacaattagggcatttagcagacgcttttatccaaagcgacttacatcggttaatacacacattgacacaccgacggcagagtcaaccatgcatgcaaggtgacagccagctcgtcaggagcagttaggcagggctccagactgcgaCCAATGGTCGCGTTTTGCGACCAAAATTTGAGAATGCGCGACTGAATTTTACAGCTACAAATttgcccctttttttttttacacattaaACGTGGAAAGGGCGCATCAATGAATCCGGAATCTGTAGCAGGCAAATGAGTGTGAGAAAGATAGGGAATGGCCACTGTAAGTGGCTAATGTGTGGAGTGGGAGGGTCATAGAGATTATCGAGCTAGGGAAACCGCTGCGGGTCTGTGAGAAGGAGAACGTGCCAGTGCCACAGTCTACAGAGTCGGAGGATGATGATTCAGAGGATCGTGTGGCTAAAAAGGGCCGAACCCAACATTTTAGGGAAGACTGTCTGCGAGAATTCATCTGGTTAAGGTACTGTAAAGGAGACGAACTCCATGAACTGCGAATGATGCAGTCTCTACCCCAGAACTGCGGGGAACAGTGCCGGCGCTCCCattacgcgctgcgcgtagggcctcaagtcctgaggggccccccaaaaaaaaaaatcgtacttgtatacttctggttttaagtttgtatttatggataactatttaatctaaaagattttggacattccaatacttgtgtgcagggccgacggaatatggggaaagtgagacagttgtggggggtcctaggcagagggggggcccatggcaccccccgtccgtccgtcaacaattgttcgctaccaacccccccccccccgtcaagaATTTAGCgtagggggctggtaggggggaattcggggggagggggggggccccgAAATAGCTAGCAACGGCACTGGCGGGGAAGACCAAGTTTGCCGACACTGCAGGTACTTCGCAGTTTAAACACAATACGCTAGTTAAACACAATCTTAGCCTCAAGCATAGAGTATGCCGAGACATGTTAATAAATGAAAAAGCAACGCAACTGCCGGTTGCTTTTAGAAGACAAGAGGCTGTAAATCATAGCGCAGATGAGGCAGAAATGATGCTGAAATGTAACACGGCATACTTCGTTGCTAAGGAGGAACTACCCTTCACCAAGTTCAAAAGCCAGCTTGACCTTCAAAGGAAGAATGGCTTAAATTTAACGACACATACAACAACGATACAGCATGCGCACAATTCGTTGGAGTAATTGCGGATTCTCTGAAGGGGAAGACCTACACGAAGATCGATGGGGACATCAACGTTTCAACAAGAGATGCAAAATCATATACGCAAGGATCCTAATCTAAGGGAAACCAAGGAATATTTTGTTTGGCCACATCGAAGtgaaacacgcacacgctcaaGGTATGTTTTCATTCAAATTATGTTTAGATCACTCATTTCTGTAGCTGTCTTTACTGTGAATATGTTTGTAGTTGAAATAATCACTTCAGGTGCCATGAAGGGCTTTTCACAcgagcgggcagagaggaggcgcaGCGTCCTGTCAAACGACACGACAAGCGGGCGCACTCCCGTGAAACTCGCTTCCGTGCTCGTTTCACGCATGCGCGCACAATTGGAAACCGTTGGGATAGATGAGAACTGTTTATCTTTAAGGTGTATATGATGCTACCAAAGAGGCCTCCAGCATCTAGGGACAGAAACAGGGTGATTAGAGAAGACAATCGCCATGGGAGCTGATGGTGCAGCTGTCAATCTCGGGCATAAAGGAAGGGTAATATCCCTCCTCCAAGCTGAGGCAGGGGCTTTTATTGTCCCATTTCATTGCATGCCACATAGGTAGGTTACATGGGAACCTTCAGAATAAAGATAGGGTCGTAGCCTAAACAATGCATTTTTAATTTAAGTTGAATTCATTGTAATTGTAGACTGGAGCTGGCAATGCTATCTGTGCAAAGGAAGATTTCCATGGTGGAACATGTCTACAATCTCCTCAACATGGTTTGGAAGACATACCACTTCAGCTGCAAGTCTATGCGAGAACTACGAGCACTTGGAGAGGCGTTGGGTGTACGTGTCAAAGTACCGGGTAGCGTCAGTGGGACACGCTGGCTTCCACATGTGAACCGGGCCCTGTAAACCTTGCTGAAACCTGGAGGAAAGGATGGATATACATAGGGTCATTGGCCATGGCtcccatatatatatttaatatataagaGGCATACAAATAACTTAACAAATAATATTTGTGGTTAGTGGTTACTAATTAGTTATGTCTTGCAGGTCAAGAAGATGATGGAAGATGGAAGCTTTGTGGGTTTCTGTCACTTCTTGGCTGACTTGTTTGAGGTCATAAGCAAATTCAGCCTTCTCCAAAGAAATTATGTTATTTTGCCTCAGGCAATGTTGACATGTTAAGAATAAAGTTGAACCTTATTAAAACAGAGTAGATAATTAAAACATAAGCAAATAATTTGAATCAAGTTATATGTAGCTTTTCCCCTTTATGTGTTTCACAAGGAAAATGTTTACAGGCTGTGAATGGGATTGAGAATCTCATTGCAACTATTGAGGCCGTGTCAGTGAGATGCAAGCCTGATGGTAGGCTGGCAGAAAATACTGGCAGACCTTCAGGCCCAgagaagacaaaaaaaacaattatttgaATTGTTTCTTATCTAAATGTTGAACATAGTGTGAACTCAGGGGATCCACATCAAAGGTGAAGCTGTTTGGCCGGGAAAGGAAGGACTCTCCATAGCAAGCAAACCTAAGCTGCAACAAGCAGTGAGAGCAACCATAGACTGCACTGTGCTTCATTTGAAGCAAAGATTCAGCAGTCTGCTTCGTAAGTGAAAGCACAGAATTATAGATTAAAAAGAAATCTGTGAAGATAAAATAAGCTATCATTATGACACAttcatctttctctttctctcaactCTTTCTTTCTATTCCTTGATAGATAAAGAGTCTACATCAGCAACAGCAAAGGCAGTGAAGTCATTCAAGATTTTCAGTCATGATTCCTGGCCAGAGCAACGAGATCAGCTGACAGATGGTGCAGAGGAGCTGGACTTCCGGCTAGACCACTTGTCCTCCGTCTTAACAAGGTTAGTGACTATTTTTTAATTATCATGAAGATATAAAAAGtataacacaaaacaacattTCAAACATCTACTTTGATCCTTAACCTAGATTGTTTGGTAAGTTTTTCCTTTCACTCTTTTCAGAAATGGCTGTGATTCCAATCTGGCTGGGTAGGAGTATCAATCCATGAAGACATTAATCTTCAGGAACTACATGGAAAAGTCTTACCATGCCTTATGGGAGATGATGGTAACAAATGTGCGTGTTTCTCAGAATATAAagaggtgtatatatatatatatatatatatcacaccaacgcaggggtctacaacccgctgatttaagagtataacaattatcaacaatcatggaaagctgaataggtttatcagttttaataacagtatgaacaaatagaacacaaaaattacaagttgtcctttgtatatctatagtagcaatagcacatgctaaacaaggacaaaatctactcaaaataatttaatgaactgtttacaaccatggctaaccagtgcatgagaaggagatgacaggaggctaatgtttcactctttcaattgctctaatttgagctcttactgttgttatctaacataccatacagtaattgaattgtgtaaaagtgtgaaattactgcaccttaaacgGCTGTTTAAGGTGACATTTGCCTAACTTtatttccctccactctaaccaaggatgcctgtttctaaattccctagcctgacacccagtccgaaaggctggccaggggtactcatctaaaagtaacaaggagatatacagtgggattaaaacattgtcttctgttgactacttgttatgtggtttacacattaatatgggaggactggacacacacacacacacacacacacacacacgcacgcacatgcacaagcacacacacacacgcacaaacacacccacacacttttcTGTTGGTGCAAAATAATATGGTATAATATAGAATACTCGGAAAAGCAATGaagttgtttaaaaaaaaaaactgtgaaACAGAAAGAAACCAAATTAAATACATACCAAACTGGGCAAGGCTGCCAATCGACGAGGACTTCTTTAATGCCCTATCAAGGAAAGGAACCATGAATTCAGTAGTAAGATAATAAATTCAGTGTTAGCCTATGAGTTTGATAGACAAAATGCATTGACGGTACTATCCCAAAATATTTATGCAAATTACTTGTATACATGAGTAAATTACTTTACAGTATGCACTTAATATGCATGCTTTACATGATCAATCAGCGAGAATGTTATTCCTACAATTAATCACGCATGTGTTTTTGCTGGGTCTTTATGGGTCTGTCAAACCTTTCTAATCCTCTCCTTCACGTAACTCCTTATTTGAAAGGCATCTCGACCAATATGGTAGGGGCAAtctgaaaatataaaaaacatgtttttcacAACAAAACCATCTATGCTTATCCACTGGCAAATATTAAATATCGCAAACATAAAAATCAATAACAGTAATTATTACTACTGTAATAATGCTGTAATCACTGCTATGAATACGCAGGAGAATAATTTACAATTCCAATATACTGATAAGTTGTGTAAAGGGTTTGTCAATGCTCTGATCGTTACAAAACTATTTCATCTTACTCTTCGGTAAAATTTTATTCCGTGTTGCAAGCCCCTTCTTCTGGCTGTGAAGCTCTGTAGGAAAGACATGTTCAGGTATTCAAACAAAGACTCAAATGGTCATAACCAACATTCTTATTACTGTTCTTTTTCCAAAATAACTACAATAAATGAAATGCTATGGTGAAAGGAATAGTAGTCAATTAGCAATTCGATCTGTACAGACATTTTGTACATACctttgctcctcctcttcctctgcacaGTAGAGACCGCTGTtggaatggaaaataaaatattactcATTCAGGCAATGATGTTTATTTGTATGACACTTAGTACCTTCTCATGCATCCTTTAATTGAAAAATCCATACCTGGTCCTTCCGTGTCCGGGtgggccacctcctccacctgcgggcccccctcctccacctcctccacctgcagggccacctcctccacctgcagggccacctcctccacctgcgggcccccctcctccacctgcagggccacctcctccacctgcagggccacctcctctacctcctccacctgcagggccacctcctccacacccccctcctcctcctcctcaacctgcACAGCcctgtcctccacctctcctatGTCCATGTCCATCTAAGATGACATAAGATAACACTCACTCAAAGTCCAACAGTGGAACTTCCACTGTGCAAGTGTAAGTTCAGTTTGAAATCACAGTATGTTAATGTTTTGCCTGTagtaatcaataaaaaaataccaaCTATTCAGAGTGATTCAGACAGTTAAAGGTATAACATAATCAATCTGAATTGTCTGCATACCAGGAGGACCACATCCTGCTTTATACTGGCCATGTTGTGTTACGCCTCGTCCCGCTACTCGGTCCAACACCCCCCTCTAGCGGCGGCAGGGCGTAACGGATTCCACTTCCCGCAACCCAGCTGTCGGCAATCCGCAATCCACGTTCCCTATTTCAGTCTGGGATCCCGtctgccggcgccagttcgtcatACACTTCCAGCAATTCTCCCGCTACCGGACCTCCGCCTGCCCGACTACTCGATCCTCGCCTAGCCCCCACCTGCACGATCGCCCTCCCGGCTCCAGAcccccccgcctgcctgactgccCGAACCTCGCCTAGCCCCCTCCAGCACGATCGCCCTCCCGGTTCCTgacccccgcctgcctgactacccgcccaACGTGTAGCCCGTGACCACCTGATTGCCAGCCCGTTACCCCTGCCTGACTTCCCGAACGCTCCACGAATAAATTCCTTTGCCTTTACCCTGTCTCCGCCTCCCTGCGTCCTGCACTTGGGTCCCAGTAACCCGTACCGTAACATGTTGTGGTTCTTTTTGCAGGAAGACGCCCACTCTTCCCGCTTTGCCTCAAAATTGCTCAATGCAATTTTGAGGCGTTTTTTCACTGGCTGGACCATCTTGCAGTGGCTGCATATTTTTTTGGCGAAAGGCAGAATGGTTTGGCAGGAGGGGCATGTCTTGCTTGTACTACCTGGCATATTGAAAGGTTACCTAAtttacaaagacacagacaaaccgaatagatagataaataaaacagattaGATACAGATAGTAGATAGATAAGAaagattatagatagatagattaaaATATTAGATTGGCAGATAGATAGTTAAGATGTATGATGCTTATTTGAAGCTGCagggagaaaaaaagtaaaTCACTAAAAACGAACTATTTTTTACAAATGGCCGACTACATTATGTAAATTacgttttaaaatgattgtgcAATATGATGCTGTGTATGGTACTTATGAGCCTTTCTCATTGTTCAATTTAAATTACTAACATGATGCCGTGTATGGTACTTATCTAAGCCTTTCTCATTGTTCAATTTCAATTACTAACGAACTAGCTAGCCTACCCGAGGAACAGGTGGCGAGCTACATTAGCCTATGAAGCAACGCTTTTGTTATCTGTTATTAGCTGTTAATACCTGTTAATATTCTTTGACAACGGCAATACAATTATTTGCACTATCAACTCCATAATCGTAGTATTTCAAGCATTCAACCGTTTTTACATAGCAGTCAATCACCTAgttgtacttacgtgacacaaaccagcaccgcaaacttTCTCTCA
This is a stretch of genomic DNA from Gadus macrocephalus chromosome 23, ASM3116895v1. It encodes these proteins:
- the LOC132452892 gene encoding TOG array regulator of axonemal microtubules protein 1-like, with the translated sequence MTLYFVVPSREPNSKYSSKPQGPIIEDKAEYIRQLTALLGSKDFRERIKGIDQLVADCQDNPSMVIRSLFPVFDAFRDRLQESNRKVNLYALEALQGMVRLLKDDLSGVLNHLVPAIVDNHLNSKNRAVYSAATGALCELVLNLDNSLLLEPFCFKARVLSGQAKVDLTERVAELVTELYPRRPQLVEQKALPLLWGLLGPSSGSVHRATTSLCQALHHQMGPGLRQSAASQPPSVGRDLNQLLRTMS